The DNA segment AGCTTAGAACATTATATAGAGCAAAGCCCTACATGCGCGTGTGAGGTTTTAAATGTGCGCATAGAGCATGATGAGtccgttgttgttttttttttgttccaccaTGAAGCTACCGTTTGAAAGCTATTCGGTGGCGCACGATCGGTACGATCGCCACGCGAATCCGTTCGATGGCGCACGGTCGGTTGGGTTCGAAGATTTGGAAAAGTAGCGTGCCAGTTCCCCGGTTGCCGCGAACGAGTGCACAACGTTTTTTCCTGAGGCTGAGAGTGATCAGTACACTTGGTACTTGCTTATATTACGCCCATAGGCTAGCGTGCGTCCGTGCGTGCGTCCCGTGGCGGGAAAAATCAATATGGACGACGTGGTGCGCTTCACAATCAACGGCAGGCAGTACACGGGTAAGGGAAGCGAAGTGGACGTGTGATCGAATTTCAAATGGGCGTGATTTGATCTGCAGCACTGCACGCCTTTGGAATGTCGGAATGTGTGAGCCGGACTGTTGGGAAATGTGATAATGGTGTCGAGAAGACTTATGAGTTTTCGGCAGTGAAGTAATGAAGTGCAACGATGGTAGTTTTGGAAGGAAACAAACTGTTCAAGCTTTAGAtgtatgtgtatttttggATGCATCTTGGTGATTATTTCGACGTTGAGAGCTTCAATATTAAAGCAGGCAGAGTGATTAGATGTAAAAGTCGTAGCGAAAGCGTTGTCGAGTGAAAGAGAAACCTATACGTACGAGTGGTTAATAGAGCAATCTGTAGCTTAATACCCACATTCAAAGGATGTTTCCAACATGTGATGTGCTGTTCATGATGGCTGCGCGTACATTATCATTGTTGGAAGCATTCGCATAATTTCTTGCTTGAATGAAGCTGAATAATCGATCGTTGAAGGTTACTACAATGTTAACGTATACCATCGGAGCGCTTAATCGGCGGTATTTGTTAAATGGGGCTTTAAAAATCACCTACTCGCCTCGCAAACCCACAAACCGTAACGGTTGGCTCGTGTCTGGCCGTAAAAGTTGAATATTTCTTGACCATAAAATCAACAGCACTGACGCCTGAAAGGGGaatttacttttctttttttttacgatcattACGGTGCTCTTTATTGGATCCAAAGACCGAGTTGAAGGGCTATATGTTTGATTATTGAACTATTTCTTGCTTTGGCTATCTCGTTCTAGTACGCGCCACGACCGTTCCGGTGGACACATCGCTAAACACGTTCATCCGCGATCATGCCCATCTGAAAGGGACCAAGTTCATGTGCCGCGAGGGTGGATGTGGCGCCTGTGTCGTTACCGTGTCGGACTATCATCCGGCCACGCGCGAACGTCGTTCGTGGGCAGCAAATTCGGTAACTAGTTTGATCTGCTTGAATGCCATCAAGCGTAACGTTATAATTCTATGAATTTACGTATCTCCTAAAAGTGCCTAGTATCGGTGTTCTCCTGCGATGGAAAGGATATTGTCACAATTGAGGGAATCGGTGGGCACAGGAAAGGTTCCTACCATCCCATCCAGCGCCGGCTGGCAGAATACGGTGGCTCACAGTGTGGATACTGTTCTCCGGGCATGGTGATGAGCATGTACAGCTTGCTTGCCTCCCGAAAGCAcggccaacagcagcaagctGAGGAAGGAACAGTTGAGCCTGCGCTGACAGCGGCACAGATCGAACAGGCCTTCGATGGGAACGTCTGTCGGTGTACCGGTTACCGTCCGATCCTGGATGCTTTCAAATCGTTCGCAAACGATCAAGATCAAGAGCCACCGATTGTGGACATTGAGGATTTGGTGGGCAGCACGCCAACGGCTGGAGCTACGGGAAAGGGTTCTGTCTCACCATCAAAATGTCTCAAGTTTGCCGATGGACGAAAGTGGTTTAAAGTGTTGACGCTCTCGGAAGCCTTCGATGTGCTGCAGACGATCGCCAACAGCGAACCGTACACCTTCGTCAGCGGGAATACCGCGCATGGAGTGTATAGACGTTCCGATCGGTTGAAGGTGTTCATAGACGTAAGCGCAGTAGAGGAGCTTCATCGGCACTCGGTTGATCAAGATCTTGTGGTGGGAGCTGGCCTACGTTTGACCGAGTTTATTGCACTGCTAGAGCAAACGGCGGAAGCACATCTAAACTTTACTTACTGCATACCGATGGCAAAGCACATCAGAAAGGTGGCTAATCTGCCCGTGCGCAATGTCGGTACGATCGGGGGTAATCTGATGATCAAGCATCAACATCCAGAGTTTCCTTCGGATTTATTTCTACTACTAGAAACTGTAGGCGCCAAGCTGACTGTTCGTAAGTATCCCGAGATAATGCTTCATATTTAGACTCTCAATGTCCTTATTCCCTTGTTTTTCTACCCTTTTTAGTGTCCTCCACTGACAGTGATCCTCTCGTCGTATCACCACTCGAATTCCTGAAGCTCAACTTGCACAAATGCATCCTAACATCCGTCCGACTTCCACCCCACGATCACGTTAGCACGACGTTACGATCGTACAAAATTATGCCCGTTGCCCAGAACTCCCGAGCCTACGTGAATGCCGGCTTCCTGCTACAACTGTGTCCCGATCGCAAGCTCTGTACCTCCATCCGCATCTGCTACGGTGGCATCAATCCTGCCTTTGAGCATGCGCAACAAACGGAAAGCTTCCTCTCCGGCAAGCCCCTCTTCCTTGACAGCACACTCTCCCAGGCGTTGAAAGTCCTCGAGCGTGAGCTAAAACCCGACTGGATACTTCCCGATGCATCTCCAACCTATCGCAAACAGCTCGCTCTTGCCGCCTTCTATCGCTTTGCGCTCAGTGTGCATCCCTCCGTTGGTCGAACGTATCGCAGCGGTATGGAACCGATCGAGCGGCCGCTCGTTTCAAGCGGTCGGCAAACGTACGACACCTACCAGAAACGGTGGCCACTCACCCAAAGCATACCGAAGCTGGAAGGGTTGGCGCAGTGTTCCGGTGAGGCGGAGTACATTAACGATATGCCGGTACTGCCGAACGAACTGCACGGTGCGCTGGTACTCTCGAACGAGATCCGGGGAAAGATCGTGACGATTGATGCATCTGAAGCGCTTGCTCTGCCCGGAGTGAGGGCGTTCTTCTGCGCGCAAGATGTTCCAGGATTCAACAACTTTATGCCACTGGAGATGGGTTCCCCGGAGGTGGAGGAGATCTTCTGCAGCGGGGAGATACAGTTCGCCGGACAGGTTGTTGGGATGATCTGTGCAGATAGTTTCGAGCTGGCCAATGCTGCCGTGGCGAAGGTTCGGATTGAGTATAAACCGGCCAGCAATAGGATCATTCTGCCGACCGTGCAGGACGTGGTGGACGCACTGGACTATAGTCGCGTGAGCGATCAACCATACGATCGGCACGGTGCACGGTATCATCTTGCCAAGGAAGGTCCGTACAGCGTCAGTGGCCGGTTCGATCTGCGCGGTCAGTACCATGGTCAGCTCGAGACGCAGATCGCCCTTTGCGTGCCGCACGCCGACTCGATGGACGTGTACTGTGCGACCCAGTGGCTGGATCACGTGCAGATCGCCGTCTCACAAGCGCTGCAGGTTCGTGAAAGCTCACTAAACCTTAGCGTTCGGCGCGTTGGAGGTGCGTACGGTGCAAAGCTAACGCGAGCGACTCAGATCGCCTGTGCCTGTGCAGTGGCCGCCTACCGAACTGGGGTCCCCGTTCGGATGATCCTACCGCTCGAGACGTCAATGTCCGGTTCGGGCAAGCGGTGCGGAAGTGTCAGCGAGTATGAGGTGTCGTTTGACGCGAGCGGACGCATCATCCGGCTGTCGCACACCTTCATACACGATGCTGGGGCCACGCTGAACGTGATGCTCGGCGCGATAACGAGCGATATGTTTAAAAACTGCTACCGAACGGACTACTGGAAGCTGCGCACAAAGATCGCTCGCACGGACGCTCCACCAAACACGTGGGCCCGGGCTCCGGGCTCGTCCGAAGGTATCGCAATGGCGGAAAACATCATGGAGCACATTGCGCACCAGACAGGGCTGGATGCGGTGGACGTGCGGATGGCAAACATTTCGCGCGAGAACAAGATGCACACACTGCTGCCACGCTTCCGGCGTCAGGTGGAGTACGACGAGCGTAGGCGACAGATTGACCAATTCAATGGGGAAAATCGGTGGCGCAAGCGGGGTATCGCGATCATGCCCATGCAGTACCCGCTGGAGCTGAACTCGATGAAGAAAGCGATGCTGTCGGTGTACAGTGACGATGGTACGGTGACGATCGTGCACGGCGGCATCGAGATGGGACAGGGCATTAACACGAAGGTAGCGCAGGTGGCGGCCCATCTGCTGGGCATACCGATCGAGAAGATTGTCGTACAGCCGACGGACAGTTTGCTGAATGCCAACTCGAACGGTTCCCAGCATACGCAGGCAACGGATAGTGTCGCTTTCGTAAGTTTCCAGAAATGGATTTTCGTGTGGAattgtgatttttatttatgacACTTTTCTTCCACAGGCCGTCAAACGATGTTGCGAGATGCTGCTCGAACGACTCCGTCCTTACCGTACACTGCTACGGCGCACTAGCTGGGAAGAGATGGTACGCAATGCCGCCATGGACGACGTGGATATGCAGGTGTCGTTTTACGCCACTCCGACCGATATGCGCACTTACACCATCTGGGGACTGGCATGTGGTGAGATTGAGCTGGATGTACTCACCGGGCAGGTGCTTGTACGGCGAGTAGACATACTGGAGGATGTAGGCGAAAGCATAAACCCCGGCATCGATGTTGGCCAAATCGAGGGTGCGTTCGTGATGGGGTTGGGCTACTACCTGACCGAAGCGCTGGTGTATGATCCGAAAAATGGTGCGCTGGTGAACGATCGTACCTGGAACTACAAGATGCCGGGCCATCGGGACATTCCCGTTGACTTCCGTGTGTCGTTTTTGAGTAAAAGCTCCAACGCTGGTGGCGTCCTGCGCTCCAAGGCCACCGGAGAGCCGGCCTTTTCGCTAAGTCCGGTGATCGTTTACGCCGTGCGGAATGCTTTGCGGGCGGCAAGACGAGATGCAGGCCTACCGGACATTTGGTTGCATATGGGTTAGTACATATTGTGGGTTTTTTGCTATTGTGTATTTaattacaatcttcattcttGGTTTTCAATTACTTGTAGGTAGTGGCATGACGCCGGAGAAAATATTTGCCCTGTTGGAGAGTTCCATCGATCAGTACAAATACGAATGAAGTGCAAGGTACTATAATCTTGTAGGGCAGCATCGTGGCTTCATTGGCGACTGCTGTACATATAAAACACTGTAAAAATCTGTGGCATACTTTCTAATTACTATGTATAATCAACCCAAAGTATAATATATCGTTTGCTATATCAAACGGCGCAAATAAAGTACACTAAGATCTGAAAATaatgatcttcttcttcttttggcacaacaaccgctgccggtcaaggcctgcctgtacccactagtgaagtgggcttgactttcagtgactttttgatACCTTAGCAGgaaagtcagtcctacgtatggaggcacggtctattcggagcttgaatccatgacgggcatgttgttaagtcgttcgagttgacgattgtaccaccaGATCGGCCCAAATAATGATATTTCTGATTAAACGAAGAAATAAAGAGAATTGAATTGTTTGACAATACTTTCTAACTTTATAAAGTTCCGAAAATATTTGCAATTCATTTTTTAAGGTTTAAATAGGCAAAAGTGTCCTTCCTATTTCATTAGTCGAGAgataaaattataaatgatCATGCTTCAGATGAAACAGAGAAAGCAATCAGATTTCAAAAAATGGTACTTACagtgttttttatgtgtttccAGAGTTTTGGTACCCTTTCTTGACTgtttcttatgggaagtgatTTTTATGTGATTTCCGAACAAGAATGAGGATTTTTTAGTGTTTTAGTGTCTCTCAAAAAAATGTGTCTCTCAAAAAAATGTGTCGTAGAGTCCATTTC comes from the Anopheles coluzzii chromosome 2, AcolN3, whole genome shotgun sequence genome and includes:
- the LOC120951442 gene encoding xanthine dehydrogenase-like, with the translated sequence MDDVVRFTINGRQYTVRATTVPVDTSLNTFIRDHAHLKGTKFMCREGGCGACVVTVSDYHPATRERRSWAANSCLVSVFSCDGKDIVTIEGIGGHRKGSYHPIQRRLAEYGGSQCGYCSPGMVMSMYSLLASRKHGQQQQAEEGTVEPALTAAQIEQAFDGNVCRCTGYRPILDAFKSFANDQDQEPPIVDIEDLVGSTPTAGATGKGSVSPSKCLKFADGRKWFKVLTLSEAFDVLQTIANSEPYTFVSGNTAHGVYRRSDRLKVFIDVSAVEELHRHSVDQDLVVGAGLRLTEFIALLEQTAEAHLNFTYCIPMAKHIRKVANLPVRNVGTIGGNLMIKHQHPEFPSDLFLLLETVGAKLTVLSSTDSDPLVVSPLEFLKLNLHKCILTSVRLPPHDHVSTTLRSYKIMPVAQNSRAYVNAGFLLQLCPDRKLCTSIRICYGGINPAFEHAQQTESFLSGKPLFLDSTLSQALKVLERELKPDWILPDASPTYRKQLALAAFYRFALSVHPSVGRTYRSGMEPIERPLVSSGRQTYDTYQKRWPLTQSIPKLEGLAQCSGEAEYINDMPVLPNELHGALVLSNEIRGKIVTIDASEALALPGVRAFFCAQDVPGFNNFMPLEMGSPEVEEIFCSGEIQFAGQVVGMICADSFELANAAVAKVRIEYKPASNRIILPTVQDVVDALDYSRVSDQPYDRHGARYHLAKEGPYSVSGRFDLRGQYHGQLETQIALCVPHADSMDVYCATQWLDHVQIAVSQALQVRESSLNLSVRRVGGAYGAKLTRATQIACACAVAAYRTGVPVRMILPLETSMSGSGKRCGSVSEYEVSFDASGRIIRLSHTFIHDAGATLNVMLGAITSDMFKNCYRTDYWKLRTKIARTDAPPNTWARAPGSSEGIAMAENIMEHIAHQTGLDAVDVRMANISRENKMHTLLPRFRRQVEYDERRRQIDQFNGENRWRKRGIAIMPMQYPLELNSMKKAMLSVYSDDGTVTIVHGGIEMGQGINTKVAQVAAHLLGIPIEKIVVQPTDSLLNANSNGSQHTQATDSVAFAVKRCCEMLLERLRPYRTLLRRTSWEEMVRNAAMDDVDMQVSFYATPTDMRTYTIWGLACGEIELDVLTGQVLVRRVDILEDVGESINPGIDVGQIEGAFVMGLGYYLTEALVYDPKNGALVNDRTWNYKMPGHRDIPVDFRVSFLSKSSNAGGVLRSKATGEPAFSLSPVIVYAVRNALRAARRDAGLPDIWLHMGSGMTPEKIFALLESSIDQYKYE